The following are encoded in a window of Roseimaritima ulvae genomic DNA:
- a CDS encoding ClpP family protease — protein sequence MNDGVLRNSHSYQSYQRQRQMTLGDLLLENRIVFLQGEIHVGNANELVMKLLYLQSENRRKDIHFYINSPGGSVTATLAIYDTMKMLSCPVATYCVGEAASGAAVLLAGGTKGKRFCLPHSRVMVHQPMGGVGGQVSDIEIQAAEIFRYRDVLNGILSEATGQAVDKIAKDTERDFFLPAEKAKEYGLVDDILNKPPGQTDDDSDIG from the coding sequence ATGAACGATGGGGTGTTGAGAAACAGCCACTCATACCAGTCTTATCAACGCCAACGTCAAATGACGCTTGGTGATTTGCTGCTGGAAAACCGGATCGTCTTTTTGCAAGGCGAGATCCATGTGGGAAATGCCAATGAATTGGTGATGAAACTGTTGTATTTGCAGAGCGAAAATCGCCGCAAAGACATCCATTTCTACATCAATTCGCCCGGCGGCAGCGTGACGGCGACGTTGGCTATCTACGACACCATGAAAATGCTGTCTTGCCCGGTCGCCACGTACTGCGTCGGGGAAGCCGCCAGTGGAGCCGCCGTGTTGTTGGCCGGCGGTACCAAGGGCAAACGCTTCTGCTTGCCGCACAGCCGCGTGATGGTGCACCAACCGATGGGTGGCGTCGGCGGACAGGTCAGCGATATCGAAATCCAAGCCGCCGAAATCTTCCGCTATCGCGACGTGCTGAACGGCATTCTCAGCGAAGCGACCGGACAGGCCGTGGACAAGATCGCCAAGGACACCGAGCGAGACTTCTTCCTGCCGGCCGAAAAAGCCAAAGAGTACGGCTTGGTCGATGACATTTTGAACAAACCGCCGGGCCAGACCGATGACGACTCGGATATTGGCTGA
- the clpP gene encoding ATP-dependent Clp endopeptidase proteolytic subunit ClpP — translation MAPIPYVIEKSGREERMYDIYSRLLKDRIIFLGQQVNDDIANALVAQLLFLQSDDPKSDIHLYINSPGGSISAGLAIYDTMQFVSCDVATYCIGQAASMGAVLLTAGAKGKRFSLPNARIMIHQPLAGMQGTAHELQIHVEELRRVKRKMNDIMIAHTGHTLEKIEEDTERDRFMSSEEAREYGLIDKVVSSIDEQAS, via the coding sequence ATGGCTCCGATTCCCTACGTCATCGAAAAGAGCGGCCGCGAAGAGCGGATGTACGACATCTACAGCCGACTGCTGAAAGATCGCATCATCTTTCTCGGTCAGCAGGTCAATGACGACATCGCCAACGCACTGGTCGCGCAACTGCTGTTCCTGCAGTCCGATGACCCCAAAAGCGACATCCACCTGTACATCAACAGCCCCGGCGGCAGCATTTCCGCCGGACTGGCGATCTACGACACGATGCAGTTCGTATCCTGCGACGTGGCCACCTACTGCATCGGTCAAGCGGCTTCGATGGGGGCCGTGCTGTTGACCGCCGGCGCCAAAGGCAAACGCTTCTCGCTGCCCAACGCCCGGATCATGATCCACCAACCTCTGGCCGGCATGCAGGGCACCGCCCATGAGCTGCAGATCCACGTCGAAGAACTGCGACGGGTCAAGCGGAAGATGAACGACATCATGATCGCGCACACCGGCCACACGCTGGAAAAGATCGAAGAAGACACCGAACGCGACCGTTTCATGAGCTCCGAAGAAGCTCGCGAATACGGCCTGATCGACAAAGTCGTCAGCTCGATCGACGAACAAGCTTCGTAA
- a CDS encoding pyroglutamyl-peptidase I, which yields MPSVLLTAFEPYDQWEQNSSWLALVELTRWLEDSSHITTRRYPVCLPTVRKRLAEDLRGNYDLVLHLGQAPGSTHIRLEAVGLNVHANGQPLIADAPAAYRSTLDLESWRQSLVDTGIPAEVSQHAGTYLCNATLFLSQHILAEQKLSSQVAFIHLPLTPAQAAAQPTMMASMSTPLVAAAIATILETHRSVAT from the coding sequence ATGCCCAGCGTTCTGCTCACCGCTTTTGAACCATACGACCAATGGGAACAGAACAGCAGCTGGCTGGCCCTTGTGGAACTGACCCGCTGGTTGGAAGACTCCAGCCACATCACCACCCGTCGCTATCCGGTTTGCCTGCCGACCGTCCGTAAGCGACTGGCCGAAGACCTGCGCGGCAATTATGACCTGGTCCTGCATCTAGGCCAGGCACCCGGGTCGACTCACATCCGTTTGGAAGCGGTGGGTTTGAACGTCCACGCTAACGGTCAACCCTTGATCGCGGACGCTCCGGCGGCCTACCGTTCGACGTTGGATCTGGAGTCCTGGCGACAATCTTTGGTCGACACTGGGATTCCGGCCGAGGTCTCGCAGCACGCCGGCACATATTTATGTAACGCCACGCTGTTCCTCAGTCAGCACATCCTGGCCGAACAGAAGCTGTCCAGCCAAGTGGCGTTTATTCATCTGCCGCTGACGCCGGCGCAAGCTGCAGCACAGCCCACCATGATGGCGTCGATGAGTACCCCGCTGGTCGCGGCGGCGATCGCCACGATCTTGGAAACGCATCGCAGCGTCGCCACGTAG
- a CDS encoding DEAD/DEAH box helicase codes for MIIPLKQPAPSREAVGEIPVKAGSSWFADDDLVPREFATLDVKGVSIRSIPIRLKPLAVRTTGFQFPESPAWQLPANKPDGEAAQPKPKKKPKQKPAGERSQKQTRMKPPADIVKLQDRLYYLLQPPLEQLVGSGQLNFPFKPFPYQLDGIAFLFPRYAAVLADEMGLGKTMQAISTIRMLLCSGECRNILLICPKPLVTNWLREFSVWAPEVPIAAIEGNATKRAWQWRSGEVPVKVANYELLMRDRDVVLGEDVHFDLVVLDEAQRIKNQSSTTSQIVRSISRTRSWALTGTPVENSQDDLVGIFEFLSPGYLHRDMKAACLGKATRDYILRRTKDLVMTDMPPRLYRDADLELTPQQWASYEKAENEGVIRLEEMETDLTIQHVFELVLRLKQICNFDPVTGSSAKLERLVADMEEVAASGQKAIVFSQWVNSIDKMREALAPFGPLEYHGRVPHSQRDAVIDQFKNDPSKKVILMSYGAGSVGLNLQFCRYVFLFDRWWNPAIEDQAINRAHRIGVKGAVTITRMLALNTIEQRIASVLDQKRELFETIFAETGGGGSSSGGGMTRDEIFGLFDLRCPQGKISAA; via the coding sequence ATGATCATTCCTCTCAAACAGCCCGCGCCCTCCCGCGAAGCGGTGGGCGAGATCCCCGTCAAAGCCGGATCGAGTTGGTTCGCCGACGACGACTTGGTACCTCGGGAATTTGCCACGCTGGACGTCAAGGGCGTCTCGATTCGCTCCATCCCCATCCGACTCAAACCGCTGGCGGTCCGCACCACGGGGTTCCAATTTCCCGAATCCCCGGCCTGGCAGCTGCCGGCGAACAAACCGGACGGCGAAGCGGCTCAGCCCAAACCGAAAAAGAAACCGAAACAGAAACCGGCCGGCGAGCGTTCGCAGAAACAGACGCGGATGAAACCGCCAGCCGATATCGTCAAACTGCAAGACCGCCTGTACTACCTGCTGCAGCCTCCGCTGGAACAATTGGTAGGCAGCGGACAGTTGAACTTTCCCTTCAAGCCGTTCCCCTATCAGTTGGACGGGATCGCTTTTCTGTTTCCCCGTTACGCCGCCGTCCTGGCCGACGAAATGGGACTGGGCAAAACGATGCAGGCGATCAGCACGATTCGGATGCTGCTGTGCAGCGGCGAGTGCCGCAACATCCTGCTGATCTGCCCCAAGCCGCTGGTTACCAACTGGCTTCGCGAATTTAGCGTCTGGGCGCCGGAGGTGCCGATCGCGGCCATCGAAGGCAACGCGACCAAACGTGCCTGGCAATGGCGCAGCGGCGAAGTGCCCGTTAAAGTCGCCAACTATGAACTGCTGATGCGCGACCGCGACGTGGTGCTCGGCGAAGATGTGCATTTTGACTTGGTTGTGCTGGACGAAGCCCAACGGATCAAGAACCAAAGCAGCACGACCAGCCAAATCGTGCGCTCGATCTCACGCACCCGCTCCTGGGCCCTGACCGGCACGCCGGTCGAAAACAGCCAAGACGACTTGGTGGGAATCTTTGAATTCCTCTCGCCCGGTTACCTGCACCGCGACATGAAGGCCGCCTGCCTGGGCAAAGCCACTCGCGACTATATCCTGCGGCGGACCAAGGACCTGGTGATGACCGACATGCCGCCGCGACTGTACCGCGACGCCGACCTGGAACTGACGCCCCAACAATGGGCCAGCTATGAAAAGGCCGAAAACGAAGGCGTGATCCGCTTGGAAGAGATGGAAACCGACCTGACCATCCAGCACGTCTTCGAACTCGTCCTGCGACTTAAACAGATCTGCAACTTCGACCCCGTCACCGGCAGCAGCGCCAAACTGGAACGGTTGGTCGCCGACATGGAAGAGGTCGCCGCCAGCGGTCAGAAGGCGATCGTGTTTAGCCAATGGGTCAACAGCATCGACAAAATGCGCGAGGCCTTGGCGCCCTTTGGACCGCTGGAATACCACGGACGTGTTCCGCATTCGCAACGCGACGCGGTGATCGATCAATTTAAGAACGATCCCAGCAAAAAGGTCATTCTGATGAGCTACGGAGCGGGCAGCGTGGGGTTGAACCTGCAGTTCTGCCGCTACGTGTTCCTGTTCGACCGCTGGTGGAACCCGGCCATCGAAGACCAAGCCATCAATCGAGCCCATCGCATCGGGGTCAAAGGCGCCGTCACGATCACGCGGATGCTGGCCCTGAACACCATCGAACAACGCATCGCCAGTGTGCTGGATCAAAAGCGAGAGTTGTTCGAAACCATCTTCGCCGAAACCGGCGGCGGGGGCAGCAGCAGCGGAGGCGGCATGACCCGCGACGAAATCTTCGGACTGTTCGACCTCCGCTGCCCCCAAGGCAAAATTAGCGCGGCATGA
- a CDS encoding c-type cytochrome translates to MTRMLLSLSLCLSAMLFASSLSAQSPPSKKWLTSKPVPKWIWSQKNHVSNQKIYLRSSLDVAGAVKSAPLYCSCDNRMTLWINGKQVGASSNWAEPVAIDAAKYLQAGKNVIAVAGQNEGGIAAMVFKLSVNPDQANSVTRISDESWAVSTQAPGEGWQSVDFDASAWKETAHAIEPLGRGPWGLPGYSGSGAGPGQVTDPDDLNVPDGFAVDLIYTVPKNEQGSWVSLANGPDGTLLASDQAGKGLFSISVQETDQGPQATVKAMPVPHPDGKGTLSGAQGLLWAFDSLWFHRNGGHLYRVSDTNGDGVLDHSEEIPSQTGGGEHGNHAVILSADGKAVLMDGGNHAPLHEVARARVQSWQEDQLLPRMWDANGHARGKLAPGGWVTRLNPETLQQELICIGFRNQYDIALNAHGDIFTYDADMEWDLGTPWYRPTRICHVVSGGDYGWRSGTGKFPTYYEDSLPPVVEIGPGSPTGVASGIGAKFPAEYQDAIFALDWTFGTIYAIHLTPDGAGYRGRSEPFVTGVPLPVTDAVVAADGNLYFTVGGRGAQSGLYRVRYTNSDVSQPSRDLSDDVRTARQARQQLEQYHGVEDPAAVDAAWPYLSSPDRFLRHAARVAIESQPVEQWAQRAVLENDPQARITASVALARMGNERHQRGLLTGLLELDPAKLTVSQTLGLLRAYALTFIRLGRPDETTRQQIIARLDPLLPADDADINTELVRVLVYLEAPNIVEKTMQMIADRQPPEIPDWSELASRNRGYGGTVQRVLDNHPPAQEIGYALMLKELRNGWTIELRRQYFEFLNAAAKGSGGASFPGFLTNIREEALGNCSDAERLAVADITGETFDPVPDFEIQPIVGPRQKWTADEAIRQSAHGFRQASYERGRSLYFAASCGNCHRFNGLGGNIGPDLTSVRNKFDVRYVVEHIIEPSKVVSDQYQSSVVLTDDGRAYTGLVSEADGQVVIYPADAKAEPIRLDADSIEEISPSPTSQMPTGLIDGLNKEEVRDLLAYLMSGGNPKEKRVYGK, encoded by the coding sequence ATGACACGAATGCTGCTCTCTCTGTCGCTTTGTCTATCGGCGATGTTGTTCGCCTCGTCCCTTTCGGCTCAATCCCCGCCCAGCAAAAAATGGCTGACCAGCAAGCCCGTGCCGAAGTGGATTTGGAGTCAGAAGAACCACGTTAGCAATCAAAAGATCTACCTGCGGTCTTCGCTCGACGTCGCTGGAGCGGTGAAGTCGGCGCCGTTGTACTGCAGTTGTGACAACCGCATGACGTTGTGGATCAATGGCAAACAGGTGGGGGCCAGTTCTAATTGGGCGGAACCGGTGGCGATCGATGCTGCGAAATATTTACAAGCGGGCAAGAACGTGATCGCCGTGGCGGGGCAAAACGAAGGCGGCATCGCGGCGATGGTGTTCAAGTTGAGCGTTAATCCTGACCAAGCCAATTCCGTGACGCGGATTTCCGATGAATCCTGGGCGGTGTCGACGCAGGCGCCGGGAGAAGGCTGGCAGAGCGTGGACTTCGACGCCTCGGCGTGGAAAGAGACGGCTCATGCCATCGAGCCGCTGGGACGCGGACCATGGGGATTGCCCGGTTATTCGGGCAGCGGCGCGGGGCCCGGCCAAGTTACCGATCCGGATGATTTAAATGTGCCTGATGGCTTTGCGGTGGACCTGATCTATACGGTTCCAAAAAACGAACAGGGGTCTTGGGTATCGCTTGCCAACGGTCCCGATGGAACGCTGTTGGCCTCGGACCAGGCCGGCAAGGGACTGTTCTCGATCAGCGTCCAAGAAACCGACCAGGGGCCGCAGGCGACGGTCAAAGCAATGCCGGTGCCACATCCCGATGGCAAGGGCACCCTGTCCGGCGCTCAAGGATTGTTGTGGGCCTTTGACAGTCTGTGGTTCCATCGCAATGGCGGCCATCTGTACCGGGTTAGCGATACTAACGGCGACGGCGTGCTGGATCACAGCGAAGAAATTCCCAGTCAAACCGGTGGCGGCGAGCACGGTAACCACGCCGTGATTTTGTCGGCGGACGGAAAGGCCGTGCTGATGGACGGCGGCAATCACGCGCCGCTGCATGAGGTCGCTCGCGCTCGTGTGCAATCCTGGCAGGAAGATCAACTGTTGCCGCGGATGTGGGACGCCAATGGGCACGCCCGAGGCAAACTGGCGCCGGGCGGTTGGGTCACGCGATTAAATCCTGAAACGCTGCAGCAAGAATTGATCTGTATCGGCTTCCGCAATCAGTACGACATCGCTTTGAACGCCCACGGCGACATTTTCACCTACGATGCCGATATGGAATGGGACCTGGGCACACCCTGGTACCGACCCACGCGGATTTGCCACGTTGTCAGCGGCGGCGACTACGGCTGGCGCAGCGGAACCGGCAAATTTCCGACCTACTACGAAGACAGTTTGCCGCCGGTCGTGGAAATCGGACCGGGCTCGCCCACCGGCGTGGCTTCGGGGATCGGAGCCAAGTTCCCGGCCGAATATCAAGACGCGATCTTCGCCTTGGACTGGACGTTTGGAACCATTTACGCCATCCATCTGACACCGGATGGTGCCGGCTACCGCGGTCGCAGCGAGCCTTTTGTGACCGGCGTGCCTCTGCCCGTGACCGATGCCGTGGTGGCAGCCGACGGGAATTTGTATTTCACCGTCGGTGGACGCGGTGCGCAGTCGGGGCTGTACCGCGTGCGCTACACCAACTCCGATGTTTCGCAGCCGTCGCGAGATTTATCTGACGACGTACGAACCGCTCGTCAGGCAAGGCAACAACTGGAACAGTACCACGGTGTCGAAGACCCTGCCGCGGTCGATGCGGCCTGGCCTTACCTCAGCAGCCCCGACCGTTTTCTGCGTCACGCCGCCCGCGTGGCCATCGAATCGCAACCGGTCGAACAATGGGCCCAGCGGGCGGTGCTGGAAAATGACCCGCAGGCCCGTATCACCGCTTCGGTAGCTCTGGCCCGGATGGGTAACGAACGGCATCAGCGCGGTCTGCTGACCGGCTTGTTGGAATTGGATCCGGCCAAACTAACGGTTTCGCAGACGCTGGGATTACTGCGAGCCTACGCGCTGACGTTCATTCGTTTGGGACGACCGGATGAGACGACGCGGCAGCAAATCATCGCTCGCCTGGATCCCCTGCTGCCCGCCGACGATGCCGACATTAACACCGAACTGGTCCGCGTGCTGGTGTATTTGGAAGCGCCCAACATCGTGGAAAAAACCATGCAGATGATCGCCGATCGGCAGCCGCCGGAAATCCCCGATTGGTCGGAACTGGCCAGTCGCAACCGCGGCTATGGCGGCACCGTGCAGCGTGTCTTAGACAACCATCCGCCCGCGCAAGAGATCGGCTACGCCTTGATGTTAAAAGAGCTTCGCAACGGTTGGACGATCGAGTTGCGGCGGCAGTACTTCGAGTTTCTTAATGCGGCGGCCAAGGGATCCGGGGGCGCCAGTTTCCCGGGCTTCCTGACCAACATCCGCGAGGAGGCTTTGGGCAACTGCAGCGACGCCGAGCGATTGGCGGTGGCGGATATCACGGGTGAAACCTTTGATCCGGTGCCCGATTTCGAAATCCAACCGATCGTCGGTCCCAGACAAAAATGGACCGCTGACGAAGCGATTCGGCAATCCGCACACGGTTTCCGGCAAGCCAGTTACGAACGCGGACGCAGCTTGTATTTTGCGGCCAGTTGCGGCAACTGCCATCGCTTCAACGGGCTGGGCGGCAATATCGGTCCGGATTTGACCAGCGTCCGCAACAAGTTCGATGTTCGCTATGTGGTCGAACACATTATCGAACCGAGCAAGGTGGTTTCCGATCAGTATCAGTCTTCGGTGGTGCTGACCGATGACGGCCGGGCGTATACCGGTTTGGTCAGCGAAGCCGATGGGCAGGTAGTGATTTATCCGGCGGACGCCAAAGCCGAACCGATTCGCTTGGACGCCGACAGCATCGAGGAGATCAGTCCTTCGCCGACGAGCCAGATGCCGACCGGTTTGATCGACGGCTTGAACAAGGAAGAGGTTCGGGACCTGCTGGCGTATTTGATGAGCGGCGGCAATCCGAAGGAGAAACGCGTCTACGGGAAGTAA
- a CDS encoding SpoVG family protein, producing MEITEVRIKLMEDSEDRLRAFCSITFDHCFVVRDLKIIDGANGPFVAMPSRKLTSHCYRCGYKNHLRAAYCNQCGSKFRRDQSGDLDSPQKLYADVAHPINSECREMIQAAVIEELHAELSRAGQPGYRSRYDDDFEDSNVLLPDVAEKDAAADKPTASSSKPAPPKPHFQERRRDADALQSKEDEDDSFGAGIL from the coding sequence GTGGAAATCACCGAAGTACGCATCAAGTTAATGGAGGATTCGGAGGACCGCCTGAGAGCGTTCTGTTCGATTACCTTCGACCATTGTTTTGTGGTCCGAGACTTAAAAATTATCGACGGAGCGAACGGGCCGTTTGTAGCCATGCCCAGTCGTAAGCTGACCAGCCATTGCTACCGTTGTGGCTACAAAAACCATCTGCGGGCGGCCTACTGCAATCAGTGTGGGTCGAAGTTTCGACGCGATCAGAGCGGCGACTTGGATTCACCTCAAAAACTGTACGCCGACGTCGCGCATCCGATCAACAGCGAGTGCCGCGAGATGATTCAAGCAGCCGTTATCGAAGAGCTGCACGCGGAACTGAGCCGCGCCGGACAACCCGGCTATCGCTCGCGCTACGACGACGACTTCGAAGACTCGAATGTGTTGCTGCCCGACGTCGCCGAGAAAGACGCCGCTGCGGACAAGCCGACGGCGTCCTCGTCCAAGCCGGCGCCGCCCAAGCCACATTTCCAAGAGCGCCGCCGCGACGCCGATGCTCTGCAGTCCAAAGAAGACGAAGACGATAGTTTTGGCGCCGGCATTCTGTAA
- a CDS encoding 4-(cytidine 5'-diphospho)-2-C-methyl-D-erythritol kinase, producing MQAVTTYSPAKLNLFLELHARRDDGYHELETVMVAVNRYDRVEVRRREDSKIRVVARWAPSMAVWQQRLPGLDASVLQIPQGAGNLAYQAADRLREAIGSDCGFDIQLEKTIPAGAGMGGASSNAASVLRAVARLCDVPLHDPLLWSVGAQLGSDVPFFLGATRTPAGLPASPSRAALATGRGEQLRAIELSGMNPFVVAFPPQSLSTAAVYAACQVPPEPQASEPLRAAMAAGDAGLMTQHFFNRLAAPARQLSPWIDRLLAAMRALDLNGCQLTGSGSACFAMARSKRHAIRSVSRLAARGFQVSFFVSPLPLPSPLQ from the coding sequence ATGCAAGCCGTTACCACCTATTCACCGGCCAAGTTGAATCTGTTTTTGGAGTTGCATGCCCGTCGCGACGATGGCTATCACGAGTTGGAAACGGTGATGGTGGCCGTCAATCGCTATGACCGCGTCGAGGTGCGGCGACGGGAGGATTCCAAAATCCGCGTAGTGGCAAGGTGGGCGCCCTCGATGGCCGTCTGGCAGCAGCGTTTGCCGGGCTTGGATGCCTCGGTTTTGCAGATCCCGCAGGGAGCCGGCAACCTGGCCTACCAAGCCGCCGATCGCCTGCGTGAGGCCATCGGCAGCGATTGCGGATTTGACATCCAGCTGGAAAAAACGATCCCCGCCGGAGCCGGTATGGGCGGGGCGAGCAGCAACGCGGCGTCCGTGTTACGCGCCGTCGCTCGGCTCTGCGACGTCCCCCTTCACGATCCGCTGCTATGGTCGGTGGGAGCTCAGCTGGGCAGCGATGTGCCTTTTTTTCTGGGCGCGACGCGCACGCCCGCGGGCCTGCCTGCCAGCCCCTCGCGGGCCGCCCTAGCGACCGGCCGCGGCGAGCAACTGCGGGCTATTGAGCTGTCGGGAATGAATCCTTTTGTGGTCGCCTTCCCGCCGCAATCACTTTCGACCGCCGCCGTTTATGCGGCTTGCCAGGTCCCCCCAGAGCCCCAGGCCTCAGAGCCCTTGAGGGCGGCCATGGCGGCCGGAGATGCGGGCTTGATGACGCAGCACTTCTTTAACCGCTTGGCCGCGCCGGCACGTCAGTTGTCGCCTTGGATCGATCGTCTGTTGGCGGCGATGCGAGCCTTGGACTTGAACGGATGTCAATTAACCGGCAGTGGGTCGGCGTGTTTCGCGATGGCGCGTTCCAAGCGGCATGCGATTCGCAGCGTATCGCGGTTGGCGGCGCGTGGATTTCAAGTTTCCTTTTTTGTCTCCCCATTGCCGCTTCCAAGTCCGCTACAGTAA
- a CDS encoding flagellar hook-basal body protein, which yields MPYGVYVSAAGANAQNHRLQVLSNNLANVETPGYRPQQAVLQARFAELIESGEVPPGLGGADDVGGGVTIQAAQTQFAVGPIRQTGNETDFAINDAQSFFVTEQDGEQVLTRAGNFTFDSSGFLTNSSGQNVLNPAGRPIQINPNLPYRVLDGGRIEQAGEEQLLMIARPKSLGDLAHLGGNQFKPLAEFDLADGTQRPVVSGYLEQSGVKPTTAMMELIEASRAYEANVKMIQNQDHMMGQLTTRLLQR from the coding sequence ATGCCCTACGGCGTCTACGTATCAGCGGCTGGCGCCAATGCGCAAAATCACCGCTTGCAAGTATTGAGCAACAATTTGGCCAATGTGGAAACCCCTGGCTACCGTCCGCAACAGGCCGTCCTACAAGCCCGGTTCGCCGAGTTGATCGAATCCGGCGAGGTGCCTCCCGGTTTGGGCGGCGCCGACGACGTCGGCGGTGGGGTCACCATTCAAGCCGCTCAAACCCAATTCGCCGTGGGCCCGATTCGCCAAACGGGCAACGAAACCGATTTCGCCATCAATGACGCCCAATCCTTTTTTGTCACCGAACAAGATGGCGAACAGGTGCTCACCCGAGCGGGCAATTTCACTTTCGATAGCAGCGGCTTCCTGACCAACAGCAGCGGCCAAAACGTTCTCAATCCCGCCGGTCGCCCGATCCAAATCAATCCCAATCTGCCCTACCGCGTGCTTGACGGCGGCCGCATCGAACAGGCCGGAGAAGAACAGCTGCTGATGATCGCCCGCCCCAAATCGCTGGGCGACCTGGCCCACTTGGGAGGCAATCAATTTAAGCCGCTGGCGGAATTTGACCTTGCCGACGGCACCCAACGTCCCGTAGTCAGCGGGTACCTGGAACAGTCCGGCGTCAAGCCCACGACCGCCATGATGGAATTGATTGAAGCCTCACGAGCCTACGAGGCCAACGTCAAGATGATTCAGAACCAAGACCACATGATGGGGCAACTGACGACTCGTTTGTTGCAACGATAA
- the flgG gene encoding flagellar basal-body rod protein FlgG: MSVQTLYTAATGMDAMETKLDVIANNLANINTTGFKKDRANFEDLLYRAEVYPGALDATQNPTAVGTQVGLGVRVTSTQTDQRQGTLQPTGRELDIAIEGKGYLPVTDPSTQTTLYTRAGNLDINANGQLVIGSAQTGRLLEPALTIPDEATSVVINPSGVVMVQLPDQVELSQVGQLQLAQFVNPDGLLKVGENMYQQTDASGQPQLGNPGDTGSGILRQGNLEASNVEPVQELIDLITTQRAFELNSQAVQAGDQMMQTISNLRRF; the protein is encoded by the coding sequence ATGAGCGTCCAAACGTTGTACACCGCCGCGACCGGCATGGATGCAATGGAAACCAAGTTGGATGTGATCGCCAATAATTTGGCGAACATCAATACTACGGGTTTCAAAAAAGACCGCGCCAACTTCGAGGACCTGCTGTACCGCGCGGAAGTCTATCCCGGAGCCCTCGATGCGACCCAAAACCCCACCGCCGTGGGCACTCAAGTCGGCCTTGGCGTGCGCGTCACCAGCACCCAAACCGACCAACGACAGGGCACCTTGCAACCGACCGGGCGTGAACTGGACATCGCCATCGAAGGCAAAGGCTACCTGCCGGTGACGGATCCCAGCACACAAACCACCCTGTACACCCGTGCCGGTAACCTGGACATCAACGCCAACGGACAACTGGTGATCGGCTCCGCGCAAACCGGCCGACTGCTCGAACCAGCGCTGACGATTCCCGACGAGGCCACCAGCGTGGTGATCAACCCCAGCGGCGTGGTCATGGTCCAACTGCCCGATCAGGTCGAACTATCGCAAGTCGGCCAGTTACAGCTGGCTCAGTTTGTCAATCCCGACGGACTGCTGAAGGTGGGCGAAAACATGTATCAGCAAACCGATGCCTCCGGACAACCTCAACTGGGCAACCCCGGCGACACCGGCAGCGGCATCCTTCGTCAGGGCAACCTGGAAGCCAGCAACGTCGAACCGGTGCAGGAGCTGATCGATTTGATCACCACCCAGCGAGCGTTTGAGTTGAACAGTCAAGCCGTGCAGGCGGGCGATCAGATGATGCAAACCATCTCCAACCTGCGTCGCTTCTAA
- the flgA gene encoding flagellar basal body P-ring formation chaperone FlgA produces MLLRLLIIALTCAGLRTALAQPAAPPMWTLQALGQVTVETSVVRLRDVVKPNAVPPAQWERLGRLVVALVPPDGRRLSLQRQRIAEAFARRIAAPAAVRWAGPEIIFIDYRPPAAANHRVAAAGNQVAGPRQTRKVATAAATPTAFVTNTPHAAESAEAAQAEPLPRVVVARRSLRRGDIVSPSDFQLEPLAEGRSSEGLVLDVDAIVGQEVKTSLLKGRPVRRDDLGPPTVIRRGDLLELSVLGGGIVVRTNAKASEEGSVGQLIQVETQQPRRRLLARVVAPGAVEILTRPPQVSAE; encoded by the coding sequence ATGCTGCTGCGTCTCCTGATCATCGCCCTCACCTGCGCGGGCCTCCGCACCGCCCTCGCGCAGCCCGCTGCGCCGCCGATGTGGACGCTGCAAGCTCTGGGACAGGTCACGGTCGAAACCTCCGTGGTCCGCCTTCGTGACGTGGTCAAACCCAACGCCGTGCCGCCGGCCCAATGGGAGCGGCTGGGACGCTTGGTGGTCGCTTTGGTCCCGCCCGATGGCCGCCGGCTGTCGCTGCAGCGGCAACGCATCGCCGAAGCCTTTGCACGCCGAATCGCTGCCCCGGCCGCCGTTCGCTGGGCCGGCCCCGAAATCATCTTTATCGACTACCGGCCGCCGGCCGCCGCCAATCATCGCGTGGCCGCGGCGGGTAACCAGGTTGCCGGACCGCGTCAGACTCGCAAAGTCGCCACCGCGGCGGCCACTCCCACCGCGTTTGTAACGAACACGCCCCACGCAGCGGAGAGCGCCGAAGCGGCGCAAGCCGAACCGCTGCCCCGCGTGGTGGTGGCCCGTCGCTCGCTGCGCCGTGGGGACATCGTATCGCCATCGGATTTTCAGCTCGAACCGCTGGCGGAAGGCCGCTCGAGCGAGGGGCTGGTCCTGGACGTCGATGCGATCGTAGGTCAAGAAGTCAAAACCAGCCTGCTGAAAGGTCGCCCAGTCCGCCGCGACGACCTGGGACCGCCCACGGTGATCCGTCGCGGCGACCTGCTGGAATTAAGTGTGCTCGGTGGCGGGATTGTGGTTCGCACCAATGCCAAAGCGAGCGAAGAAGGCAGCGTGGGGCAACTGATCCAAGTGGAAACCCAGCAACCGCGACGGCGGCTGCTGGCTCGTGTCGTCGCCCCCGGTGCCGTGGAAATCCTCACCCGTCCACCTCAAGTGTCCGCGGAGTAA